One window of Quercus robur chromosome 5, dhQueRobu3.1, whole genome shotgun sequence genomic DNA carries:
- the LOC126725255 gene encoding LRR receptor-like serine/threonine-protein kinase IOS1, which yields MAIMGRCNHFIFALLGGMALTLLVHAQDQSGFISIDCGSPADFSYKEPRTGINYISDATFTDTGISKSISTELNKDDYQQQIWTLRSFPDGIRNCYRINIAEGVKYLIRATFLYGNYDGQDNFPEFDLHLGPNMWDTVKIKNASYTLNLELIHVPTLNYIHVCLVNTYLGTPFISAIELRPLNDEVYVTESGSLALFTRTDDGSLTDKMYRYEDDIYDRIWKPDNYDKVIVTSLSIDSQSQNDYQPPSVVMSTAVSPTTDSSPLNFYWDSETATSEYYIYMHFAEVVKLKANQSRSFKITINGEPFYGPFVPEYLSTNTLYSPSPLTIAKKYEVSIFKTENSTLPPILNAVEIYSVKNLSQSETDQQDVDAITKIKSTYGVKKNWQGDPCVPQAYLWEGLNCSYDGYNSPRIISLDLSSSGLTGEISADISNLVMLQDLDLSNNSLTGSILYSLSQLKYLRVLNLDRNQLNGSIPAELIKRSKTGSLLLSVGENPNLCASDSCERKKTKNNIVVLTLASVFGFLILSLSIAAIFCGLTRRKKQDKTRVALVDTQPNVQNRPLESMQRQVTYSDLQRITNNFERILGKGGFGTVYYGCIDGIHVAVKVFSPSSVQGYQQFQAEVKLLMRVHHKNLTTLVGYCYEGTNMGLVYEYMANRDLETQLSGHKTNILSWQARLQIAIDAAEGLEYLHHGCKPPIIHRDVKTTNILLNEKFNAKLGDFGLSKIFQIDSSTHVSTNVVGTPGYLDPEYYKSNRLNEKSDVYSFGVVLLKIITNRPVIERSHERTHISQWVGFMLAKGDIQNIVDPRLGGDFNVNSVWKAVEVAVACVSPTSSRRPTMSQVVAELKESLTTELSQKIEGYRVELKDSFEMINMDLSTELNPLAR from the exons ATGGCGATCATGGGAAGGTGCAACCATTTCATCTTTGCATTGCTGGGTGGTATGGCTCTTACTCTTCTGGTTCATGCCCAGGATCAATCAG GCTTCATTAGCATAGATTGTGGGTCACCAGCAGATTTTAGCTATAAGGAGCCCAGAACAGGCATAAATTACATTTCAGACGCGACCTTCACAGACACTGGTATAAGCAAGAGCATATCAACTGAGCTTAATAAAGATGACTATCAACAGCAAATATGGACTCTAAGAAGCTTTCCTGATGGAATCCGAAACTGTTACAGAATAAATATTGCAGAAGGAGTCAAATATTTGATCCGAGCAACCTTCTTGTATGGGAATTATGATGGACAAGATAACTTCCCAGAATTCGATCTGCATCTGGGACCAAATATGTGGGATACGGTCAAAATAAAGAATGCGTCATATACTCTCAACTTGGAGCTCATACATGTCCCAACTCTAAATTATATACATGTCTGTCTTGTAAACACATACCTCGGCACACCGTTTATATCAGCAATAGAGTTACGGCCATTGAATGATGAGGTGTATGTGACAGAATCTGGATCACTGGCACTCTTTACGCGCACGGATGATGGTTCACTAACTGATAAAATGTACAG GTATGAAGACGATATTTATGATCGCATTTGGAAGCCTGATAACTATGATAAGGTAATAGTTACCTCGCTTTCTATTGACTCCCAAAGTCAAAACGATTACCAACCCCCATCTGTTGTCATGAGTACTGCTGTCTCACCAACAACCGACAGCTCTCCATTGAACTTCTACTGGGACTCAGAAACCGCAACTTCCGAATATTATATCTACATGCACTTTGCTGAAGTTGTAAAGCTAAAAGCCAATCAGTCTAGATCATTCAAGATTACAATAAACGGGGAGCCCTTTTATGGACCTTTTGTTCCGGAGTACTTGTCCACAAACACTTTGTATAGCCCATCGCCCTTGACTATTGCCAAAAAATATGAAGTTTCAATCTTCAAAACAGAGAATTCAACGCTTCCACCCATCCTTAATGCAGTTGAGATATATTCCGTGAAAAATCTCTCGCAATCAGAAACGGACCAACAAGATG TTGATGCCATCACAAAGATCAAGTCAACGTATGGAGTAAAGAAAAATTGGCAAGGAGATCCGTGTGTCCCTCAAGCATACTTGTGGGAAGGTCTAAATTGTAGCTATGATGGTTATAATTCCCCTAGAATTATTTCCTT GGACTTGTCTTCTAGTGGATTGACCGGAGAGATATCTGCTGACATATCAAATCTCGTAATGTTACAAGATTT GGATCTATCAAACAACAGCTTAACGGGATCAATACTATATTCTTTGTCTCAATTGAAGTATTTGAGGGTCTT AAACTTAGACCGAAATCAGCTCAATGGTTCTATTCCAGCTGAACTCATAAAAAGATCAAAGACTGGTTCACTATTGTTAAG TGTGGGAGAAAATCCAAACCTTTGTGCGTCAGATtcatgtgaaaggaaaaagacgAAGAACAATATTGTTGTTTTAACACTAGCCTCAGTTTTTGGTTTTCTCATCCTATCATTGAGTATAGCGGCTATCTTTTGTGGGCTTACAAGGAGGAAAAAGCAAGATAAGACTAGAG TTGCGCTAGTTGATACCCAACCAAACGTCCAGAATCGGCCACTGGAGTCAATGCAACGACAAGTGACATATTCTGATCTCCAAAGAATCACCAACAACTTTGAGAGGATTCTTGGTAAGGGTGGATTTGGAACAGTTTACTATGGCTGCATAGATGGAATTCATGTAGCAGTGAAGGTGTTCTCTCCATCATCAGTCCAAGGGTATCAACAATTTCAAGCAGAG GTAAAACTTCTTATGAGAGTTCATCATAAAAACTTGACTACCCTTGTCGGGTATTGCTACGAAGGAACCAACATGGGACTCGTTTACGAGTACATGGCCAACAGAGACTTAGAAACACAATTGTCAG GTCATAAAACAAATATCTTGAGTTGGCAAGCAAGACTTCAAATAGCAATTGACGCAGCTGAAG GTTTGGAGTATTTGCATCATGGTTGTAAGCCACCCATAATCCATAGGGATGTGAAGACCACAAACATTTTGTTGAATGAAAAGTTCAATGCCAAACTAGGGGATTTTGGTCTATCAAAGATTTTCCAAATTGATAGCAGCACACATGTGTCGACAAATGTCGTTGGCACCCCTGGATACCTGGACCCTGA GTACTACAAATCGAACCGGTTAAATGAAAAAAGTGATGTATACAGTTTTGGAGTTGTTCTATTGAAGATTATTACAAATCGACCTGTGATCGAAAGATCCCATGAAAGGACTCACATAAGCCAATGGGTGGGTTTCATGCTTGCTAAAGGGGACATTCAAAATATTGTTGATCCAAGGTTGGGTGGAGATTTCAATGTTAACTCAGTTTGGAAAGCTGTTGAAGTAGCAGTGGCTTGTGTATCTCCAACTTCGAGTAGAAGGCCAACCATGAGTCAGGTAGTCGCAGAACTAAAGGAAAGTTTGACAACTGAATTATCTCAAAAGATAGAGGGCTATAGGGTTGAATTGAAAGATTCATTTGAAATGATCAATATGGATCTCAGTACCGAACTCAATCCTTTAGCAAggtaa